CTGCGATCGTGCCGAGGCCTTGATTGCCGAAGCCGGTTTGCCGGTGCGCGCACCGACGGCGTTGTCAGCCGAGCGCATGCTTGAATTAATGGCGGTGGACAAAAAAGTGGAAGCCGGCCAGATCAAGCTGGTCTTGCTGAAGGGGCTGGCCAACGCAGTGCTGACGCATGAATACGATGAGCAGTACCTGCGCCAGACACTAGAGGATATGCGGGTCTGATTTATGAGTGATCGCGAGCTCCATTGCTGTGCTGCAACTGATGCCAACTGTCGTGGTCGCCAGCATGCTGAACCCGATCCATCTTATCGCAGCCAGTACCAGCGTGATCGTGACCGCATCGTTCACAGCGCCGCGTTTCGACGACTGGAATACAAGACCCAGGTGTTTGTAAACCACGAAGGTGACCTGTTTCGAACCCGCTTGACCCACTCTATCGAGGTTGCCCAGATCGCCCGATCCGTGGCCCGGGCGTTGCGCCTGAATGAAGACCTGGTCGAGGCAATTTCCCTGGCACATGATCTTGGCCACACACCTTTCGGGCATGCCGGCCAGGATGCCCTGAACGCCTGCATGAAGGATTACGGTGGCTTCGAGCACAACCTGCAGTCATTGCGGGTGGTGGATGTTTTGGAAGAACGCTATGCTGATTTTCCCGGACTGAACCTGACGTTTGAATCACGCGAGGGCATACTCAAGCATTGTTCCCTGGCCAATGCGAGGTTGCTTGGCGATATCGGTGAGCGCTTCCTCAATAAACAGCAGCCATCACTGGAAGCGCAACTGGCCAACCTGGCCGATGAAATCGCCTACAACAATCATGATGTCGATGATGGCCTGCGCTATGGCCTGATTACCATTGAACAGTTGCGCGAAGTGGCATTGTTCGACCGTCATTACCGTGAGGTAAATGAACGCTATCCGCAGATCTCCTCAAGGCGAATGGTGCATGAAATCATTCGTCGCATGATTAATCATGTTGTTGTCGATCTTGTTGAGACAAGCAAGCAGCGTATAAGCCAGTCAGGTGCAAACAGTATTGATGATGTGCGTAGTGCGCCCGGACCATTAATGGCGTTCAGTGATGAGGTGCGCGAGGAAATGACTGTGCTCAAGCGGTTCTTGCGTGCCAACCTGTACAACCATTTTCGTGTCCGAAGAATGACACAAAAATCTGTTGGTGTGATTGAGCAGTTATTTGCCGCCTTTTTTGAAGACCCGAAAATTATGCCGCCGCAATACCAGGAGGCCTTGCACAGGGAAACCCCGGGGCGTGCTGCTGAATCCGGCGCTGTTCAGCGCGCCCGCGTCGTCGCTGATTACATCGCCGGCATGACCGATCGCTACGCAATTCGAGAATACCAGCGGGTTTTTGATCCGTCCGCGGACAGCTAAAGCATCCCCTGTTCCATAACCTTCTGTTTTTTCGATACTTTTGACAATCGACTTTGCATTTCCCTTCGCCTTTGCTGGTTTGAATAGCCTGGAATCGGGCTGTATAATGCCCCGCCCTTTGTCCTGGCCACGGGTGCCTGGCGACAGGGCGCCGTTACGCTATCGCTGAAATCAGCAGCCCCGGGGTGGCACGAGAGCCGGGCCCAGATCAGGCACGAAGCCTGGGCACAACAAATCTGAATGAACAAGCATCGGGTGAAGTACGTGAAGAAGGCAGAACAGTTCTGCGGCGGTTTGTACCGACCGGAATTCGAAAAAGACAGTTGTGGATTTGGTCTTATGGCCCAGATGGATGGCAAGCCAAGCCATTGGCTGGTGCAGACATCCATTGATGCGCTTGGGCGTATGACACATCGTGGCGCTGTTGCCGCTGACGGCAAGAGCGGTGACGGCTGCGGGTTGTTGCTGGGCAAGCCGGATTCCTACCTGCGTGCAATTGCTTCAGAGTCTGGCTGGACTATGAACGAGCTTTACGCCGTTGGCATGGTGTTCCTGTCCAGGGACAGCAAGCTGGCAATTCATGCCCGAAAGATACTTGACCAGGCACTGGTGGAGCAGGGCCTGGTTGTGTGTGGTTGGCGTGAAGTACCTGTTGATCCATCGGCTTGTGGTGAAGAGGCGCTTGCCAGCATGCCGGTTATCGAGCAGGTGTTTGTCAACGCGCCTGCCGACATGGAAGAAGCCATTTTTGAGCGCCGCCTGTTCATTGCCAGGCGTGTTGCCGAAAAACAGCTCCAGGGAAAAGATAACACGTTTTATGTGCCTAGCCTGTCGGCGCGCGTGATCTCCTACAAGGGGCTGGTGATGCCGGCCAACCTGCCGGTGTTTTACCAGGACCTGGGTGATGTGCGCATGGAATCGGCCCTGGCTGTATTCCACCAGCGTTTTTCCACCAATACTCTGCCGCAGTGGCGCCTGGCGCAACCATTCCGTTACCTGGCGCATAACGGTGAAATCAATACCATCCAGGGTAACCGTAACTGGGCCGTCGCCCGGGCGCACAAGTTTGAAACGCCGATGATTCCGGACATGGACCAGGTCAGGCCGCTGGTCTCCATGACCGGTTCCGACTCATCAAGCCTGGACAATATGCTTGAAGCATTACTCGAAGGCGGGATGGATATCTTCCGCGCCATGCGTTTGCTGATCCCGCCTGCGTGGCAAAATGTCGAAACCATGGACACCGACCTGCGCGCTTTTTATGAATACAATTCCATGCACATGGAACCGTGGGATGGACCGGCCGGAATTGTTTTGACGGATGGACGCTATGCCGCGTGTACACTTGACCGTAATGGCCTGCGCCCGGCGCGCTATGTTATCACCAGGGACCGGCATATTACCCTGGCATCGGAAATCGGTGTTTATGACTACAAGCCGGAAGACGTCGTCACCAAGGGCCGTTTGAAGCCAGGCCAGATGCTGGCCGCAGATACGGAAACCGGCAAGCTGATTCTGCCGCAGGACGTGGATGATGACCTGAAATCGCGTCGACCGTACAAACAGTGGCTGAAGGAAAGCGTGTACCGGATAGAGTCGCAACTGCAGGACGAAGAAACCTGCAGTGCGACCATGAACCCGGAGCTGCTTTCGATTTATGAAAAAATGTTCATGGTTACGCACGAAGAGCGTGACCAGGTATTGCGTGTGCTTGCCGAGAGCGGCCAGGAAGCCGTCGGCTCCATGGGTGATGATACTCCGTTTCCGGTATTGTCGAGGCGAGTGCGCTCCGTTTACGACAATTTCCGCCAGCAGTTTGCACAGGTAACCAACCCGCCGATTGATCCGTTACGTGAACAGATTGTCATGTCGCTGGAAACCTGCTTCGGTCGGGAACTGAACCTGTTCCAGGATTCAGCTGCCCATGCGCAGCGCATAATCGTGGACTCACCGGTACTGTCTGCTACCAAGTTCCACCAGTTGCTGGATCTCAAGGATCCACGTTATGCATCGGTACGAATTGATTTGAATTATGAAGAAGGCGCCAGCCTGCGCGACGCTATTATTGCCGTGCGTGAAGCGGCAGAAAACGCTGTGCGTGCCGGCAAGACGCTGATCATCCTGTCTGATCGTGATGTTGCCAAGGGCAGGCTTCCGATTCATGCCTTGCTGGCTACCGGTGCCGTTCATCACCATCTTATCAACGCCGGTTTGCGTTGTGATGCCAATATTATTGTTGAAACAGCCACAGCACGCGATCCGCACCACTTTGCCTGCCTGATTGGGTATGGTGCAACTGCGGTATACCCGTACCTGGCCTACAACACGCTGTGCCACATGATTTCCGCCGGCCTGTGCAGCAGCAAGGATGGCGTTGCCCGGATCATGCATAATTACCGTAAAGGTATCAGCAAGGGTCTGTACAAGGTTATTTCCAAGATGGGCATTTCAGCCGTCGCCAGCTATCGTGGTGCCCAGCTGTTCGAATCCGTTGGTCTCAGTAGTGACGTAATTGACCTGTGTTTCCGCGGCACGACAAATCGTGTTGAAGGTGCCAACTTCGAAGATATCAACGAAGAC
The DNA window shown above is from Gammaproteobacteria bacterium and carries:
- a CDS encoding deoxyguanosinetriphosphate triphosphohydrolase, yielding MSDRELHCCAATDANCRGRQHAEPDPSYRSQYQRDRDRIVHSAAFRRLEYKTQVFVNHEGDLFRTRLTHSIEVAQIARSVARALRLNEDLVEAISLAHDLGHTPFGHAGQDALNACMKDYGGFEHNLQSLRVVDVLEERYADFPGLNLTFESREGILKHCSLANARLLGDIGERFLNKQQPSLEAQLANLADEIAYNNHDVDDGLRYGLITIEQLREVALFDRHYREVNERYPQISSRRMVHEIIRRMINHVVVDLVETSKQRISQSGANSIDDVRSAPGPLMAFSDEVREEMTVLKRFLRANLYNHFRVRRMTQKSVGVIEQLFAAFFEDPKIMPPQYQEALHRETPGRAAESGAVQRARVVADYIAGMTDRYAIREYQRVFDPSADS
- the gltB gene encoding glutamate synthase large subunit, translated to MKKAEQFCGGLYRPEFEKDSCGFGLMAQMDGKPSHWLVQTSIDALGRMTHRGAVAADGKSGDGCGLLLGKPDSYLRAIASESGWTMNELYAVGMVFLSRDSKLAIHARKILDQALVEQGLVVCGWREVPVDPSACGEEALASMPVIEQVFVNAPADMEEAIFERRLFIARRVAEKQLQGKDNTFYVPSLSARVISYKGLVMPANLPVFYQDLGDVRMESALAVFHQRFSTNTLPQWRLAQPFRYLAHNGEINTIQGNRNWAVARAHKFETPMIPDMDQVRPLVSMTGSDSSSLDNMLEALLEGGMDIFRAMRLLIPPAWQNVETMDTDLRAFYEYNSMHMEPWDGPAGIVLTDGRYAACTLDRNGLRPARYVITRDRHITLASEIGVYDYKPEDVVTKGRLKPGQMLAADTETGKLILPQDVDDDLKSRRPYKQWLKESVYRIESQLQDEETCSATMNPELLSIYEKMFMVTHEERDQVLRVLAESGQEAVGSMGDDTPFPVLSRRVRSVYDNFRQQFAQVTNPPIDPLREQIVMSLETCFGRELNLFQDSAAHAQRIIVDSPVLSATKFHQLLDLKDPRYASVRIDLNYEEGASLRDAIIAVREAAENAVRAGKTLIILSDRDVAKGRLPIHALLATGAVHHHLINAGLRCDANIIVETATARDPHHFACLIGYGATAVYPYLAYNTLCHMISAGLCSSKDGVARIMHNYRKGISKGLYKVISKMGISAVASYRGAQLFESVGLSSDVIDLCFRGTTNRVEGANFEDINEDQARLARDAWNPRKQTGHGGLLKYVHDGEYHAYNPDVVSELQEAVRTGDYARYKQYAATVNNRPAMVLRDLLALRDDVKAVSIDEVEPAEQLFKRFDTAAMSLGALSPEAHEALAVAMNTLGGRSNSGEGGEAVDRYGTNRRSKIKQIASGRFGVTPHYLSSAEVLQIKIAQGAKPGEGGQLPGHKVNQLIAELRYSVPGVALISPPPHHDIYSIEDLAQLIFDLKQVNPDALVSVKLVAEAGVGTIAAGVAKAYADLITISGYDGGTGASPLTSVKYAGGPWELGLTETHQVLRANNLRNKVRLQTDGGLKTGLDVIKAAILGAESFGFGTGPMVALGCKYLRICHLNNCATGIATQDDVLRRKHFRGEAEMVMNYFRFIAEEVREYLAQLGVRTMEELVGRVDLLRVVEGQTARQKRLNLDAIISDAGLDPSLPHTCTEPRNEPFDKGELAEQMLADMRTAIKTKTGGEFGYRIRNTHRSIGARISGEIAKHHGNQGMANTPVTVHFVGTAGQSFGVWNAGGLHMYLEGDANDYVGKGMTGGKLVVRPPKNSAFVSHEAAIIGNTCLYGATGGRLYASGRAGERFAVRNSGATAIVEGVGDHGCEYMTGGVVTVLGETGVNFGAGMTGGFAFVLDENNVFVDRHNVDVDIHRITTENTEAYRAHLRELIEEYVADTGSERGREILENFQDRVSQFWLIKPKAADLDTLLACLRREAA